A single window of Pseudarthrobacter psychrotolerans DNA harbors:
- a CDS encoding DUF5058 family protein codes for MVFTAVDPSSTDITPLIHHPVLWAAAAGVFAVVILQSVIYFTAIRKAAPAVGLSPAQVNSSVRSGAVAAIGPSLAVALIAVSLLPLFGTPAVLARIGLVGSAAFDVAAAGISAGTQGAQLGGPTYTQKIFALAFAAMTIGGLAWMLSALILTPILSKGDAKLRKVNPAVMAIVPTAALLGAFFTLAFSEVVKSPAHLVTMIASAAAMGACLLLSHRLRRPWLREWGLGFSIVVALAAAYFMTAA; via the coding sequence GTGGTTTTCACAGCTGTCGATCCAAGTTCCACCGACATAACCCCCCTGATCCACCACCCGGTCCTTTGGGCGGCCGCCGCGGGCGTCTTCGCGGTAGTCATCCTGCAGTCGGTCATCTATTTCACGGCCATCCGGAAAGCGGCGCCGGCCGTCGGGCTGTCACCCGCCCAGGTCAACAGCTCGGTTCGCTCCGGAGCTGTGGCGGCCATCGGGCCGTCGCTGGCCGTGGCCCTGATCGCCGTTTCGCTCCTTCCGCTGTTCGGCACGCCGGCGGTGCTTGCCCGCATTGGCCTGGTCGGATCGGCCGCGTTCGACGTCGCCGCCGCGGGCATCTCCGCCGGCACGCAGGGCGCCCAGCTCGGCGGACCCACGTACACCCAAAAGATTTTTGCCCTCGCCTTCGCCGCCATGACAATCGGCGGCCTCGCCTGGATGCTCTCCGCACTGATCCTCACGCCCATCCTGAGCAAGGGCGATGCGAAACTCCGCAAAGTTAACCCGGCGGTTATGGCCATCGTCCCGACGGCGGCGCTGCTGGGTGCCTTCTTCACCCTCGCCTTCTCGGAGGTGGTCAAGTCTCCGGCACACCTGGTCACCATGATCGCCTCAGCGGCGGCGATGGGTGCCTGCCTCCTGCTGTCACACAGGCTTCGACGCCCGTGGCTTCGCGAATGGGGCCTGGGATTCTCCATCGTGGTGGCCCTCGCGGCCGCCTACTTCATGACCGCAGCCTGA
- the pstB gene encoding phosphate ABC transporter ATP-binding protein PstB: protein MSKRIDVKDLNVYYGDFLAVEDVSINIEAKSVTAFIGPSGCGKSTFLRTLNRMHEVLPGARVEGEVLLDGDNLYGPGVDPVTVRSQIGMVFQRPNPFPTMSIRDNVLAGVKLNNKKISKGEADVLVERSLRAANLWNEVKDRLEKPGSGLSGGQQQRLCIARAIAVEPQVILMDEPCSALDPISTLAIEDLINDLKDQYTVVIVTHNMQQAARVSDKTAFFNIAGTGKPGKLIEYGNTQNIFSNPSVKATEDYVSGRFG from the coding sequence ATGTCTAAGCGCATCGACGTCAAAGACCTGAACGTGTACTACGGCGATTTCCTGGCCGTGGAGGACGTCAGCATCAATATCGAGGCCAAGTCCGTGACGGCCTTCATCGGTCCCTCAGGCTGTGGCAAGTCCACGTTCCTGCGCACCCTGAACCGCATGCACGAAGTACTGCCAGGCGCCCGTGTTGAAGGCGAAGTCCTGCTGGACGGCGACAACCTCTACGGACCCGGGGTGGACCCGGTGACGGTGCGCTCGCAGATCGGCATGGTTTTCCAGCGGCCCAACCCGTTCCCCACCATGTCCATCCGCGACAACGTGCTGGCCGGCGTGAAGCTGAACAACAAGAAGATCTCCAAGGGTGAGGCCGACGTCCTGGTGGAAAGGTCCCTCAGGGCCGCCAACCTCTGGAACGAGGTCAAGGACCGCCTGGAGAAGCCGGGGTCCGGCCTGTCCGGCGGCCAGCAGCAGCGCCTCTGCATCGCCCGTGCCATTGCCGTGGAGCCGCAGGTGATCCTCATGGACGAGCCGTGCTCGGCGCTGGATCCGATCTCCACGCTCGCCATCGAGGACCTCATCAACGACCTCAAGGACCAGTACACCGTGGTGATCGTGACGCACAACATGCAGCAGGCGGCACGCGTTTCGGACAAGACCGCGTTCTTCAACATCGCCGGCACCGGCAAGCCGGGCAAGCTGATCGAATACGGGAACACCCAGAACATCTTCAGTAACCCCTCTGTGAAGGCCACCGAGGACTACGTCTCCGGCCGCTTCGGATAA
- a CDS encoding Lrp/AsnC family transcriptional regulator — MEQLDALDRQIMAALVRNGRAPWRLIAEVLGQQERTVARRGNKLLESGSVRINAFINPAAVSSRAAFLLRVQAAPRELRQVCSWLADQEESSWVSALSGSSEGVAEMFLAPDELAELLYHRLAKVEGVQSFTTMPLFEYFRTPSGWTPDVLDKEQYAALHPDEDGRLAGTATRQAPFDDTSRMLAGLLHRNGRATMDDLASELSVSKATVSRRLEAMTSSGTLFIRAVVDLASLGFPIESLISITCAQAGTAGPAEYLASLPVTRWVAASGEQVLAQVAVAALDDLRPLLADLQGRDGVTAVQSSIYAEIFKRSTVRYHDGIPEVPAVA, encoded by the coding sequence ATGGAGCAGCTTGACGCCCTCGATCGGCAGATCATGGCCGCGCTCGTGCGAAATGGCCGCGCCCCCTGGAGGCTGATCGCCGAGGTCCTGGGCCAGCAGGAAAGAACCGTGGCACGCCGCGGCAATAAACTGCTCGAATCCGGCTCCGTGCGCATCAACGCTTTCATTAACCCGGCTGCAGTAAGTTCGCGCGCCGCCTTCCTGTTGCGCGTGCAGGCGGCTCCCAGGGAGCTGCGGCAGGTCTGTTCGTGGCTCGCCGACCAGGAAGAGTCCTCGTGGGTCAGCGCGCTGTCCGGATCGAGCGAGGGCGTAGCGGAAATGTTCCTCGCCCCCGATGAACTTGCGGAGTTGTTGTATCACCGGCTCGCGAAGGTGGAGGGCGTGCAGTCGTTCACCACGATGCCGCTGTTCGAGTACTTCCGGACCCCCTCCGGCTGGACGCCGGACGTCCTGGACAAAGAACAATATGCCGCATTGCACCCCGACGAGGATGGCCGTCTGGCCGGGACGGCGACCCGTCAGGCACCTTTCGATGACACCAGCCGGATGCTGGCCGGTCTCCTGCACCGCAACGGCCGGGCAACAATGGACGATCTCGCGTCGGAGCTGTCAGTTTCCAAAGCAACGGTCAGCCGCAGGTTGGAGGCGATGACCAGTTCCGGCACTTTGTTCATCAGGGCGGTGGTGGACCTGGCCTCATTGGGCTTCCCCATCGAGTCCCTGATCAGCATCACCTGTGCGCAGGCAGGGACCGCAGGGCCCGCGGAGTATCTGGCAAGCCTGCCGGTCACCCGGTGGGTCGCCGCGTCCGGCGAGCAGGTGCTGGCGCAGGTGGCGGTGGCCGCCCTGGACGACCTGCGGCCGCTGCTGGCCGATCTGCAGGGCCGGGACGGCGTCACCGCAGTCCAGTCCTCCATCTATGCCGAGATTTTCAAGCGAAGCACTGTGAGGTATCACGACGGGATTCCGGAGGTGCCGGCGGTGGCCTGA
- a CDS encoding inorganic phosphate transporter, with protein sequence MTEAIFGVVVLLTATFAFLNGFRDVSTSVALAVRTRALTPSVAVLLAAFFNFVGALVSATAVVAISHTWIHLPDGASGLSILVAALASACAWGVLMWWRGIPASSTHALVGGLAGAGLASLAVGGVGVGGVNQSLLVQVLLPLLLSPAVAYIGAYLLVFPVTWAARYAQPSVVNQRFRRSQAIAAGAVAFGHGLQDGQRVGAVLLLALLAAGYSDGGNIPLWVALVSAVMITVGTLFGGWRISHTIGYKITRVDPLRGSVAQTFSAAMLFVGAIALQWPLSTTHTVTASVLGAGENQHFSVTNRKLVMRILALWVLTPAAAAAGAFVLALALSPLAA encoded by the coding sequence GTGACAGAAGCGATTTTCGGCGTTGTGGTCCTGCTGACCGCAACGTTTGCCTTCCTCAACGGCTTCAGGGACGTCTCCACGTCCGTGGCGCTGGCTGTCCGCACAAGGGCACTGACGCCTAGTGTGGCCGTGCTGCTGGCCGCCTTTTTCAACTTCGTGGGCGCCCTGGTCAGCGCAACGGCCGTGGTCGCCATCAGCCACACCTGGATCCACCTGCCGGATGGCGCAAGCGGCCTCAGCATCCTGGTGGCCGCCTTGGCCAGTGCCTGCGCCTGGGGAGTGCTTATGTGGTGGCGCGGCATCCCTGCGTCCTCCACGCACGCCCTGGTAGGCGGGCTGGCAGGGGCCGGACTCGCCAGCCTCGCCGTGGGCGGCGTGGGGGTAGGCGGCGTTAACCAGTCCCTGCTGGTCCAGGTTCTCCTGCCGCTGCTGCTCTCGCCCGCCGTCGCCTATATCGGCGCGTACCTGCTGGTTTTCCCCGTGACCTGGGCGGCGCGCTACGCCCAGCCCAGCGTCGTCAACCAGCGCTTCCGCCGCAGCCAGGCCATTGCGGCCGGCGCCGTGGCGTTCGGCCACGGCCTGCAGGACGGCCAGCGCGTGGGTGCCGTACTGCTGCTTGCCCTGCTCGCGGCGGGCTATTCCGACGGCGGGAATATCCCCCTCTGGGTGGCGCTGGTATCCGCCGTGATGATCACAGTCGGAACCCTGTTTGGCGGCTGGCGGATCTCCCACACCATCGGCTACAAGATCACCAGGGTGGACCCGCTGCGTGGCTCCGTGGCGCAGACTTTCAGTGCCGCGATGCTGTTTGTCGGGGCGATCGCGCTTCAGTGGCCCCTCTCCACCACCCACACCGTGACGGCGTCCGTGTTGGGCGCCGGCGAGAACCAGCACTTCTCCGTCACCAACCGGAAGCTGGTCATGCGGATCCTGGCGCTGTGGGTCCTCACCCCCGCAGCAGCCGCGGCGGGCGCCTTCGTGCTGGCACTGGCACTGTCACCGTTGGCTGCCTGA
- a CDS encoding amidohydrolase, with protein MTTITTATTGVRLTAAVDVPESFVAEYVDVYKHLHAHPELSAQEFETATYIESRLAGLGIETFRCGTTGVVGVLKNGAGPVVGFRADTDGLPIAEQTGLDYSSEATGTLPDGGTAPVMHGCGHDTHITAALALASLLTERRDLWQGTLVLIFQPGEETAYGARAMVDDGLWDRAPKPEVVLAQHVMPVGHGKLIVRDGHMTSLADSWKITVHGQQAHGSQPEKSIDPIVAAAAMVMRLQTIVSRELAPTTPAVVTVGTFHAGLKENIIPGSAEFTVNVRTPDEGTRATVLAAIKRIVSAEAAASAAPEPSIEELNNFPRCFNDPAATRRVVDAFTADFGAAALTDAPLGMGSEDAGWLSDAIGVPGVFWAFGAFDPELFEDGAAPAGNHSPFFAPDARAAVVGGTGAALSGVLAFLGRN; from the coding sequence ATGACCACCATTACTACCGCCACCACGGGCGTCCGGCTGACCGCCGCCGTCGACGTTCCTGAATCTTTTGTGGCCGAGTACGTCGACGTTTACAAACACCTGCATGCCCACCCCGAGCTCTCAGCCCAGGAATTCGAGACCGCAACGTACATCGAATCCCGGCTTGCAGGGTTGGGCATCGAAACCTTCCGCTGCGGCACCACCGGCGTGGTGGGCGTCCTGAAGAACGGCGCGGGACCCGTCGTCGGCTTCCGGGCCGACACTGACGGCCTGCCCATCGCCGAGCAGACAGGCCTGGACTACTCCAGCGAGGCCACGGGCACACTGCCCGACGGCGGCACGGCCCCGGTGATGCACGGCTGCGGTCACGATACGCACATCACCGCCGCGCTGGCACTCGCGTCTCTCCTCACCGAACGCCGGGACCTGTGGCAGGGAACCCTGGTCCTGATCTTCCAGCCCGGCGAGGAGACTGCATACGGTGCCAGGGCCATGGTCGACGACGGGCTGTGGGACCGGGCCCCGAAGCCCGAGGTGGTGTTGGCGCAGCATGTGATGCCGGTGGGCCATGGCAAACTCATCGTCCGGGACGGCCACATGACCAGCCTGGCTGACTCCTGGAAGATTACTGTCCACGGCCAGCAGGCCCACGGATCGCAGCCGGAGAAGTCGATCGACCCGATCGTTGCCGCGGCAGCCATGGTCATGCGGCTCCAGACCATCGTCTCCCGCGAACTGGCACCAACGACGCCGGCCGTCGTCACCGTGGGCACCTTCCATGCGGGCCTGAAGGAAAACATCATCCCCGGCTCTGCGGAGTTCACGGTCAACGTCCGGACCCCGGATGAAGGCACCCGCGCCACCGTTCTCGCCGCTATCAAACGGATCGTCTCCGCCGAGGCCGCTGCTTCGGCTGCGCCGGAACCGAGCATCGAGGAACTGAACAACTTCCCCCGCTGCTTCAACGATCCGGCGGCCACCCGCCGGGTGGTTGACGCGTTTACTGCGGATTTCGGCGCGGCTGCACTGACTGATGCCCCGCTCGGAATGGGGTCCGAAGACGCCGGCTGGCTCAGCGACGCGATTGGTGTTCCCGGTGTCTTCTGGGCCTTTGGCGCCTTCGATCCGGAACTCTTCGAGGACGGAGCAGCGCCGGCCGGAAACCACTCGCCGTTCTTTGCGCCGGACGCACGCGCCGCCGTCGTTGGTGGAACAGGGGCCGCGCTCTCCGGAGTGCTAGCCTTTCTGGGCCGGAACTGA
- a CDS encoding HhH-GPD-type base excision DNA repair protein: protein MRAMELHITGDPAADQLLTDDAFALLTGMLLDQQVTMESAFAGPEKIRARIGSIDPAAVAAYEPQAFIEVFKERPAVHRFPGSMAGRVQALAETVQHDWDGDATQIWTKGAPDGPEVLRRLQALPGFGEQKAKIFLALLGKQRGLEAPGWRGAAGHYGQEDAFLSVADIVSPESLVKVRASKQAAKAAAKAAKG from the coding sequence ATGAGGGCCATGGAACTGCACATCACCGGTGACCCGGCCGCCGATCAACTCCTGACCGATGACGCGTTTGCGCTGCTGACAGGCATGCTGCTGGACCAGCAGGTAACCATGGAATCCGCCTTTGCCGGGCCGGAGAAAATCCGGGCCCGGATCGGGTCCATCGACCCGGCCGCGGTTGCTGCGTATGAACCCCAGGCATTCATCGAGGTGTTCAAGGAACGGCCCGCGGTGCACAGGTTCCCCGGCTCGATGGCGGGGCGCGTCCAGGCGCTGGCGGAAACCGTCCAGCACGACTGGGACGGCGACGCGACGCAGATCTGGACCAAGGGCGCTCCCGACGGCCCGGAGGTACTGCGCCGCCTGCAGGCACTGCCGGGATTCGGGGAGCAGAAGGCAAAAATCTTCCTTGCGCTCCTGGGGAAGCAGCGCGGGCTGGAGGCGCCCGGCTGGCGCGGGGCCGCGGGGCACTACGGCCAGGAGGATGCGTTCCTTTCTGTCGCCGACATCGTGAGTCCTGAATCGCTCGTCAAGGTGCGGGCCAGCAAGCAGGCAGCAAAGGCGGCTGCCAAGGCTGCCAAGGGCTGA
- the pstA gene encoding phosphate ABC transporter permease PstA, with translation MSSTLTPVRSKRSALTKGQLPAFAPYVVLALALIVGAAILALIGFNVFGWGIVSAILFAAGLVGWSAAVEGSRKAKDKLATCLVVGSFLIALLPLFSVIWTVLVNGVPGLIAPGFLTSSMNGVTGAYDNKAVEDGAPVVGGIYHALMGTIQITLVATVISVPVGLLTAIYLVEYGNDGRLARAITFFVDVMTGIPSIVAGLFAAAFFFAVVGPGTKTGAVAAVALSVLMIPVVVRSSEEMLKIVPNELREAAYALGVRKWRTILKVVIPTAISGIASGITLAIARVIGETAPILVTAGFATSINNNVFGGWMASLPTFIYTQILNPTSPANPDPSSQRAWGAALVLIILVMVLNLGARLIARIFAPKTGR, from the coding sequence ATGTCCTCCACTCTCACTCCCGTGCGCAGTAAGCGTTCAGCCCTGACCAAGGGCCAGTTGCCCGCATTTGCGCCGTACGTCGTCCTGGCACTCGCACTCATCGTGGGCGCCGCGATCCTGGCCCTGATCGGGTTCAACGTCTTTGGCTGGGGCATCGTTTCGGCCATCCTCTTCGCCGCCGGCCTGGTCGGCTGGAGCGCCGCGGTGGAAGGCTCCCGCAAAGCCAAGGACAAACTGGCCACGTGCCTGGTGGTGGGCTCGTTCCTGATCGCGCTGCTCCCGCTGTTCTCCGTGATCTGGACGGTGCTCGTCAACGGCGTGCCGGGGCTCATCGCCCCGGGCTTCCTCACCAGCTCCATGAACGGCGTCACGGGCGCCTACGACAACAAGGCAGTCGAAGACGGCGCCCCGGTGGTGGGTGGCATCTACCACGCCCTGATGGGCACCATCCAGATCACGCTGGTAGCCACCGTGATCTCCGTGCCTGTGGGCCTGCTGACCGCCATTTACCTGGTGGAGTACGGCAACGACGGCCGCCTTGCCCGCGCCATCACGTTCTTTGTGGACGTTATGACCGGCATCCCGTCCATCGTGGCCGGCCTTTTCGCCGCAGCGTTCTTCTTCGCCGTGGTGGGGCCCGGCACCAAAACCGGTGCCGTCGCCGCCGTCGCGCTTTCCGTCCTGATGATCCCCGTGGTGGTGCGTTCCAGCGAGGAAATGCTCAAGATCGTCCCCAACGAACTGCGCGAAGCGGCCTACGCGCTGGGTGTGCGCAAGTGGCGCACCATCCTCAAGGTGGTGATCCCGACGGCGATCTCCGGTATTGCGTCCGGCATCACCCTGGCGATCGCCCGCGTGATCGGTGAGACTGCGCCCATCCTGGTCACCGCAGGGTTCGCCACCAGCATCAACAACAACGTGTTCGGTGGCTGGATGGCCTCCTTGCCCACGTTTATCTACACCCAGATCCTGAACCCCACATCACCGGCCAACCCGGACCCGTCCTCGCAGCGGGCCTGGGGCGCAGCCCTGGTGCTGATCATCCTGGTGATGGTCCTGAACCTCGGTGCCCGGCTGATCGCCAGGATCTTCGCCCCCAAGACCGGCCGCTGA
- a CDS encoding ANTAR domain-containing protein, translated as MKSRSEASQAHTSAGRRPAPAHPTQHAIQHGVPHPGPAATADRRPNPAPGDRPGPNDRLGPAAAAVTIGLADAEGLIPDFATGAKDLPDSLEILVQLGAATLSRIAGVPIECALTLNRVKRVRTTAGTGTMPERLARVEQQTGEGPLTEALAGTGTAAMNHVATDFRWARYRPYLQDAGFNSVLGLRLSLDEGTEAALAFFAASPQAFPLQVIAEARGFTDIAARGLRLVLELQSASTRASDLQSALESRTSIDIACGVIMAQNRCSYNDAIAIISKASSHRNIKLRKVAEGILANLPGGAPDTHFEH; from the coding sequence ATGAAGTCCCGTTCCGAGGCTTCCCAGGCACACACGTCCGCAGGCCGGCGGCCCGCGCCCGCTCATCCGACCCAACACGCCATCCAGCATGGAGTCCCCCATCCGGGACCGGCAGCAACCGCGGACCGCAGGCCCAACCCGGCACCGGGCGATCGTCCGGGCCCGAACGATCGCCTGGGCCCGGCGGCGGCAGCGGTCACCATCGGGCTGGCTGACGCCGAGGGACTCATTCCCGATTTTGCCACTGGAGCGAAGGACCTGCCTGACTCCCTGGAAATCCTCGTCCAGCTGGGAGCGGCCACGCTGAGCCGGATCGCGGGTGTCCCCATCGAATGCGCCCTGACCCTGAACCGGGTCAAACGCGTCAGGACCACCGCAGGAACCGGCACGATGCCCGAAAGGTTGGCCCGGGTGGAGCAGCAGACCGGCGAAGGACCCCTGACGGAAGCCCTCGCCGGCACCGGTACCGCGGCCATGAACCACGTGGCCACCGACTTCCGCTGGGCACGCTACAGGCCGTACCTGCAGGACGCCGGGTTCAACAGCGTGCTGGGCCTCCGGCTGTCCCTGGACGAAGGAACCGAGGCCGCCCTCGCATTCTTCGCAGCCAGCCCCCAGGCGTTCCCGCTGCAGGTGATCGCGGAGGCCCGCGGCTTCACGGACATCGCGGCCCGCGGCCTCAGGCTGGTTCTTGAGCTGCAGTCAGCCAGCACCAGGGCGTCGGATCTGCAGTCAGCCTTGGAAAGCCGGACGTCCATCGACATCGCCTGCGGCGTCATCATGGCGCAGAACAGGTGCTCGTACAACGATGCGATTGCCATCATCTCCAAGGCATCCAGCCACCGGAACATCAAGCTCCGCAAGGTGGCTGAGGGCATCCTGGCGAACTTGCCAGGCGGGGCGCCGGACACTCATTTCGAGCACTGA
- a CDS encoding nuclease PIN: MKLRLFPQEPAGLTLLSQMAQQIVHASATMAEILGVPASEHAKLVDDMHNHEAKSAELHFALLTHMRTSFVNPLPREDMYALSRYLNEALEKLDGAAELVSLYQLDRLPRRAADQLEIISRQAELTVDAMRRLNNLDDLEDYWIEILRLAKRAERTHRVWVADMIRDMKWAQYSRNRDVANQLVEVTKDMRRIATQVGSIIVKES, from the coding sequence GTGAAGCTGCGCCTTTTTCCCCAGGAGCCCGCCGGGCTGACCCTGCTGTCCCAGATGGCCCAGCAAATTGTCCATGCCAGCGCCACCATGGCCGAGATCCTGGGCGTCCCCGCATCCGAGCACGCCAAGCTCGTGGACGACATGCACAACCACGAAGCCAAGTCCGCCGAACTGCACTTTGCGTTGCTCACCCACATGCGCACCAGCTTTGTGAACCCGCTCCCCCGCGAAGACATGTACGCGCTGTCCCGCTACCTCAACGAGGCCCTCGAAAAGCTGGATGGTGCCGCGGAACTTGTGTCCCTGTACCAGCTGGACCGCCTGCCGCGGCGGGCCGCAGACCAGCTCGAGATCATCAGTCGGCAGGCCGAGCTCACCGTGGACGCCATGCGCCGGCTCAACAACCTCGACGACCTCGAGGACTACTGGATCGAGATCCTCAGGCTCGCCAAACGCGCCGAACGGACCCACCGGGTATGGGTAGCGGACATGATCCGGGACATGAAGTGGGCGCAGTATTCCCGTAACCGCGACGTCGCCAACCAGCTGGTGGAAGTCACCAAGGACATGCGCCGCATCGCCACCCAGGTAGGCAGCATCATCGTCAAGGAATCCTGA